A section of the Anabaena cylindrica PCC 7122 genome encodes:
- the cynS gene encoding cyanase, which yields MSIPEITQTLLEAKKEKGLSFADLEKILGLDEVYIAAIFYRQASASPEEAKLLVEALDLAPIYIQELTKYPVKGLGPVVPTDPLIYRFYEIMQVYGFPIKEVIQEKFGDGIMSAIDFTLDVEKEVDPKGDRVKITMSGKFLPYKKW from the coding sequence ATGTCTATTCCTGAAATTACGCAGACTTTATTAGAAGCAAAGAAAGAGAAAGGTTTAAGCTTTGCTGATTTAGAAAAAATTCTGGGACTGGATGAAGTATACATTGCGGCTATATTCTACCGTCAAGCTAGTGCATCACCCGAAGAAGCTAAGTTATTAGTAGAAGCATTGGATTTAGCCCCCATCTATATCCAAGAGTTGACCAAATATCCAGTTAAGGGATTGGGACCTGTTGTCCCAACAGACCCACTAATTTACCGCTTCTATGAAATTATGCAGGTCTATGGCTTCCCGATTAAGGAAGTAATTCAAGAAAAGTTTGGTGATGGGATTATGAGTGCAATTGACTTTACCTTAGATGTGGAAAAAGAGGTAGACCCCAAAGGCGATCGCGTTAAAATTACCATGTCTGGTAAATTCCTACCGTACAAAAAGTGGTAG